From Humisphaera borealis, the proteins below share one genomic window:
- a CDS encoding DUF1549 domain-containing protein, with translation MARQLGIKSRSPGKSSVVDSALRRGFLVALTASVLLSARPAVAASGEPTPEQAKFFESKVRPVLVESCVKCHGESKQKGRLRLDTLADTLKGGDTGPALVAGDPSKSLLIKAIGYKDQDLQMPPDEELSADKIKVLTDWVAMGAPWPATDAKIAAVGGLVGKKRTIRDQDRQFWSFQPVKDSAPPAIADDNWSKNAIDRFVLARLQSEGLSPAREADRVTLIRRATFDLSGLPPTPAEIDAFVADKSPDAYEKLIDRLLASPHYGERYGRHWLDVVRYAESDGFRQDAYRTNAWMYRDYVVASLNADKPYDQFVKEQLAGDELFPDSSEARIATGYLRHGMYEYNQKNAEGQWSDSINDLTDVTSDAFIGLSMGCARCHDHKFDPILQTDYFRLQAFLKPILPRNDLPASPGVDLKSYNAEMAKWEAKTKKLRDEIAAIEAPARKFITERMIGRFPPEVQAMVSKPYDQQLPYEKQLTYLVQRQVDGDLLKLDDRIKGAEKDRLVALRIELSKYDDDRPKELPTALCATDVGPVAPPTMIPGDPQKRHLDPGYPVVLDHLKLPTPAITASQTSTGRRTALANWITTPTNPLTTRVIANRIWQWHFGHGLVRTSSDYGTLGEKPSHPELLDYLTARFIEGGWSMKAMHRLIMTSATYRQAALREVPEIAKLKDPENRLHWRFDTRRLQAEQIRDAMLAASGELKLDVTSGPSIDYTAPARTIHTKLVRNARDPLLEVFDVAESFGSVANRNVTTTPTQSLLMVNGDWVLKRAAAFAQRLAKESPSADPASRAETAYKIAFGRLPTDAERKAVVAFLSQERKAPVVAVATPAATPATKPSSPDHDPMNDINEMPITQVMPQTGGQAVLMRNANPVDMLKMPRDGKLFGDEFTIEAYVLLESIYENANVRVIASQWNGVQTSPGWSLGVTSEKSKHQPRNLILQVIGAEAEGRKGGYEVIASNLRLELHKVYYVGVTVKMTDTSDKGITFWMKEVGDMDAPLRTAKVKHTVTGPIASASPLMIGGRDDPSGKPAHGWDGLIGEVRIATATAKAEDILWNDGELKEIVGHWRFEESPGFLKEVAGRTPDLVRMTSKAVKSKTEPKATTVAPASALKIDPALIDLCHVLLNSNEFLYVD, from the coding sequence ATGGCACGACAGCTAGGGATCAAGTCGCGGTCGCCCGGGAAGTCTTCTGTCGTCGATTCGGCGTTGCGTCGCGGGTTTCTGGTCGCGTTGACGGCGTCGGTCCTGTTGTCGGCCCGCCCGGCGGTGGCCGCCTCGGGCGAGCCGACGCCGGAGCAGGCCAAGTTCTTTGAATCCAAGGTTCGGCCGGTCCTGGTCGAAAGCTGCGTCAAATGTCACGGCGAATCCAAGCAGAAGGGCCGCCTCCGCCTCGATACGCTCGCCGATACGCTTAAGGGAGGAGATACCGGCCCGGCGCTGGTCGCCGGCGATCCTTCCAAGTCGCTGCTCATCAAGGCGATTGGCTACAAGGATCAGGACTTGCAGATGCCGCCGGACGAGGAGTTGTCCGCCGACAAGATCAAGGTGCTGACCGATTGGGTCGCCATGGGTGCCCCCTGGCCGGCAACGGACGCGAAGATCGCAGCGGTCGGCGGCCTGGTGGGAAAGAAGCGGACGATCCGCGATCAGGATCGCCAGTTCTGGTCGTTCCAGCCGGTGAAGGATTCGGCCCCGCCTGCCATCGCCGACGACAACTGGTCGAAGAACGCGATCGACCGTTTTGTACTGGCCAGGCTGCAGTCTGAAGGGCTTTCGCCGGCGAGGGAAGCCGATCGGGTCACGCTCATCCGCCGGGCGACATTCGATCTTTCCGGCCTTCCGCCGACGCCGGCCGAGATCGATGCATTCGTCGCCGACAAGTCGCCTGACGCCTACGAAAAACTGATCGATCGACTCCTCGCCAGCCCGCACTATGGCGAACGATACGGCCGGCATTGGCTGGACGTCGTTCGCTACGCCGAGAGCGACGGCTTCCGTCAGGACGCGTATCGCACCAACGCGTGGATGTACCGCGATTACGTCGTCGCGTCATTGAACGCCGACAAGCCGTACGACCAGTTCGTCAAGGAACAATTGGCCGGCGACGAACTGTTCCCCGATTCGTCCGAAGCCCGCATCGCCACCGGGTACCTGCGGCACGGGATGTACGAATACAACCAGAAGAATGCCGAAGGCCAGTGGTCTGACAGCATTAATGACCTGACTGACGTCACCAGCGACGCGTTCATCGGTCTGTCGATGGGCTGCGCCCGTTGCCACGACCACAAGTTCGACCCGATTCTCCAGACCGACTATTTCCGGCTGCAGGCATTCCTTAAGCCGATCTTGCCCCGCAATGATCTGCCCGCTTCGCCCGGCGTTGACCTCAAGTCGTACAACGCAGAGATGGCCAAGTGGGAAGCGAAGACAAAGAAGCTCCGCGACGAAATTGCCGCCATTGAGGCGCCGGCGCGCAAGTTCATCACCGAGCGGATGATCGGCCGGTTCCCGCCTGAAGTGCAGGCGATGGTCAGCAAGCCTTACGACCAGCAGCTTCCGTACGAGAAGCAGCTCACTTACCTGGTGCAGCGGCAGGTCGACGGCGATCTGCTGAAGCTCGACGACCGCATCAAGGGGGCTGAAAAGGATCGTCTGGTTGCCTTGCGAATCGAGTTGTCGAAGTATGACGACGACCGCCCGAAGGAACTGCCGACGGCGCTTTGCGCCACCGATGTCGGCCCGGTCGCGCCGCCGACGATGATTCCCGGCGACCCGCAAAAGCGACACCTCGATCCGGGTTACCCGGTCGTGCTGGATCACCTGAAGCTCCCGACCCCGGCAATCACCGCGAGCCAGACGTCCACCGGTCGCCGTACCGCGCTGGCGAACTGGATCACCACGCCGACCAACCCGCTGACGACCCGCGTGATTGCCAACCGGATCTGGCAGTGGCATTTCGGCCACGGGCTGGTGCGAACCAGCAGCGACTACGGCACCCTCGGCGAAAAGCCAAGCCATCCTGAACTGCTCGACTACCTGACCGCCCGCTTCATCGAAGGCGGCTGGAGCATGAAGGCGATGCACCGGCTCATCATGACGTCGGCAACGTATCGCCAGGCCGCGCTCCGTGAGGTGCCCGAAATCGCGAAGCTGAAGGATCCTGAGAACCGGCTGCACTGGCGGTTCGACACCCGGCGACTGCAGGCCGAACAGATCCGCGACGCGATGCTGGCTGCGAGCGGCGAGCTCAAACTGGACGTCACGTCCGGCCCGTCGATCGATTACACCGCACCGGCGCGGACGATCCACACGAAGCTGGTCCGCAATGCCCGGGACCCGCTGCTGGAAGTCTTCGATGTCGCCGAGAGTTTCGGGTCGGTCGCGAATCGAAACGTGACGACCACGCCGACGCAGTCGCTGTTGATGGTCAATGGAGACTGGGTGCTCAAGCGAGCGGCGGCGTTCGCGCAGCGGCTGGCAAAGGAATCCCCCTCGGCCGATCCTGCGTCCCGCGCCGAGACTGCCTACAAGATCGCCTTCGGCCGGCTTCCGACCGACGCCGAACGCAAGGCGGTCGTGGCCTTCCTGTCGCAGGAACGAAAGGCACCGGTCGTCGCGGTCGCGACGCCTGCAGCCACGCCTGCCACCAAGCCTTCGTCGCCCGACCACGACCCGATGAACGACATCAACGAAATGCCCATCACGCAGGTCATGCCGCAGACCGGCGGGCAGGCCGTGCTGATGCGCAATGCCAACCCCGTCGACATGCTGAAGATGCCGCGCGACGGCAAGTTGTTCGGCGACGAGTTCACGATCGAAGCCTATGTCCTGCTCGAATCGATCTACGAAAACGCCAATGTCCGGGTGATCGCGAGCCAGTGGAATGGCGTGCAGACTTCGCCGGGCTGGTCGCTGGGCGTCACGAGCGAAAAGTCGAAGCATCAGCCGCGGAACCTGATTCTTCAGGTCATCGGCGCCGAGGCCGAAGGCCGCAAAGGCGGATACGAAGTGATCGCTTCAAATCTTCGGTTGGAACTTCACAAGGTCTACTACGTCGGCGTGACGGTGAAAATGACCGACACCAGCGACAAGGGGATCACCTTCTGGATGAAGGAAGTCGGCGACATGGATGCGCCGCTGCGAACCGCGAAGGTGAAACATACCGTCACCGGACCGATCGCGTCGGCGTCGCCGCTGATGATCGGTGGCCGCGACGACCCTTCGGGCAAGCCGGCCCATGGCTGGGACGGCCTCATTGGCGAAGTCCGCATCGCGACCGCCACGGCCAAGGCTGAAGACATTCTCTGGAACGATGGCGAGCTGAAAGAGATCGTCGGTCACTGGCGTTTTGAAGAGTCGCCGGGCTTCCTGAAAGAAGTCGCCGGCCGTACGCCGGACCTGGTGCGGATGACGAGCAAGGCGGTGAAGTCGAAGACCGAACCCAAGGCGACAACAGTCGCGCCTGCGTCGGCACTGAAGATCGACCCGGCGTTGATCGACCTGTGCCATGTGCTCTTGAACTCCAATGAGTTCCTGTACGTCGATTGA
- a CDS encoding AraC family transcriptional regulator: MSSSLTPINSPRYKGRFAIAAPEVGIPYLAEAGLEITSPHERHAHNEIQVIWVLEGDMGMEIGSHAVHVKGGKGLILLPDHKHRVVLPSDMARARSRIIDLRLVDDRNNAMAAFVRELSPHVPLGGSVTAIAGGADRLRHARSFAGAERTARMLSAVWDLLAGLSCEPVGPSDDAGQRRLLRAEQFMRDHLSDAIGVDTVAEHVGLSRSQLTRLMKRGRNMGPAELLRKLRVVRAEELLQQSTLSIKEISRVCGFASQHHFSRVFFASTGKRPTASR, encoded by the coding sequence ATGTCCAGCAGCCTGACCCCCATCAATTCCCCCCGGTACAAGGGTCGCTTTGCCATTGCCGCACCGGAAGTGGGAATTCCGTATCTCGCCGAGGCAGGGTTGGAGATCACGTCGCCCCACGAACGCCATGCGCACAACGAGATCCAGGTGATCTGGGTGCTCGAAGGGGACATGGGGATGGAAATCGGCTCCCATGCGGTACACGTCAAAGGGGGAAAGGGCCTCATTCTCCTGCCGGACCACAAGCATCGGGTGGTCCTGCCTTCGGACATGGCACGCGCCCGTTCGCGGATCATCGACCTGCGACTCGTGGATGATCGCAACAATGCGATGGCCGCTTTCGTGCGGGAGCTGTCGCCCCATGTGCCGCTGGGCGGCAGCGTGACGGCAATCGCAGGCGGCGCAGACCGGCTTCGTCACGCCCGCAGCTTTGCCGGCGCCGAGCGGACGGCACGGATGCTGTCGGCGGTGTGGGATCTGCTGGCAGGACTTTCGTGCGAGCCGGTCGGCCCGTCGGACGACGCCGGGCAGCGACGACTGCTGCGCGCCGAACAATTCATGCGCGACCATTTATCGGACGCGATCGGCGTCGATACGGTCGCCGAGCATGTCGGTCTTTCCCGCAGTCAGCTCACGCGGCTGATGAAGAGGGGTCGCAATATGGGGCCTGCCGAGCTGTTGCGAAAGCTGAGGGTTGTCCGGGCAGAGGAGCTGCTGCAACAAAGCACTTTGTCGATCAAAGAGATATCCCGCGTCTGCGGCTTTGCATCCCAGCATCACTTCTCTCGCGTCTTCTTTGCGTCGACCGGAAAACGGCCGACCGCGTCTCGATGA
- a CDS encoding DMT family transporter — translation MFLAAAPVESQLFLLFPLASSLIYVAGALSLKRASQAGAGIWRTAFVSNVTTAVLFSPMALFPIFMPSTAGPMPLWQPALIALAFVVGQACTMYALNKGDVSIATPVVGTKVIFVAFFATLILGNRLAWPVWMSAAMSALGIGVLNRGGSGGKKNVGRTVVSSLAAAACYAIFDVMVRRWSPAWGSGRLLPLMFGIGAVYSLAMVPFFDGPSLRISREAAVPLLVGSALIALQSMLLITTITMVDRVTEINVVYNSRGLWSVVAVWLVGHWWGNTEMSAGGSKLAWRLCGAGLLLLAILMSVYSAHIERWLGGVA, via the coding sequence ATGTTCCTTGCCGCCGCGCCGGTTGAATCTCAGTTGTTTCTGCTGTTCCCACTCGCCAGCAGTTTGATCTATGTCGCCGGAGCGCTATCGCTCAAGCGGGCGAGCCAGGCCGGGGCGGGAATCTGGCGGACGGCGTTCGTCAGCAATGTGACGACAGCGGTGCTGTTTTCGCCGATGGCGCTGTTCCCGATCTTCATGCCTTCCACCGCCGGGCCCATGCCGCTGTGGCAGCCGGCGTTGATCGCGCTCGCGTTTGTCGTCGGTCAGGCGTGCACGATGTACGCACTGAACAAAGGCGACGTGTCGATCGCGACGCCCGTCGTGGGAACGAAGGTGATCTTCGTCGCGTTCTTCGCGACGCTGATTCTGGGGAATCGCCTTGCGTGGCCGGTATGGATGTCCGCGGCGATGAGCGCGCTGGGCATTGGGGTACTCAATCGCGGCGGGTCGGGCGGCAAGAAGAACGTCGGCAGGACGGTGGTCTCGTCGCTCGCGGCGGCGGCGTGCTATGCCATATTCGATGTCATGGTCCGCCGCTGGTCGCCGGCGTGGGGCAGCGGGCGGCTGCTGCCGCTCATGTTCGGCATCGGGGCAGTGTATTCGCTAGCGATGGTCCCCTTTTTCGACGGGCCGTCACTCAGGATCTCACGTGAAGCCGCCGTGCCCCTGCTGGTTGGGTCGGCCCTGATCGCACTGCAATCAATGCTGCTGATCACGACCATCACGATGGTCGATCGAGTGACCGAGATCAACGTGGTCTACAACTCGCGCGGGCTGTGGAGCGTCGTCGCGGTCTGGCTGGTGGGACACTGGTGGGGAAACACCGAGATGTCGGCCGGTGGCTCGAAACTGGCCTGGCGGTTGTGCGGCGCGGGGCTGCTGTTGCTGGCAATCCTGATGTCGGTTTATTCGGCACACATCGAACGGTGGCTGGGCGGCGTTGCCTGA
- a CDS encoding arylsulfatase — translation MRNLFRYALVLALISGGVAEAPAADKPNIIFILADDMGYGEPSCYGNKAIKTPNIDRLAAEGIRFTDFYAGGTVCSPSRATLMTGLHNGHGWIRANGPENLRPTDVIIPEVLKKVGYTNGVVGKWGIGVEGSTGLPRKKGFDYFYGYLNNFHAHNHYPSFLWRNEEKHLLPNEQLEADPRGGGVASKKVVYSTDRFGEEAVDFIARSKDNPFFLYLAFTVPHANNEAKNKGMEVPDYGIYASTDWPDPQKGQAAMDSRMDMHIGNVMAKVKELGIDDRTLIIFTSDNGPHKEGGGNPDFHDSNGPVRGTKRDLTDGGIRVPFVARWQGKIAPGQVSNHIGSSVDMMATLADLAGAEAPKTDGISIVPTLLGKPNEQKKHDYLYWEFHEGGFGQAVRFGDWKAVRTSRGKARGSAAKTELYQIVQDIGEERDVASAHPDIVAKAEKMMAEAHTPWEGGKAKE, via the coding sequence ATGCGAAATCTATTTCGATATGCGTTGGTTCTCGCACTGATCTCGGGTGGCGTAGCGGAGGCACCGGCTGCCGACAAGCCCAACATCATCTTCATCCTCGCCGACGACATGGGCTACGGCGAACCTAGCTGCTACGGCAACAAGGCGATCAAGACGCCCAACATCGATCGCCTGGCGGCCGAAGGCATTCGCTTCACCGACTTCTACGCCGGCGGGACAGTCTGCAGCCCGAGCCGGGCGACGCTGATGACCGGGCTCCACAACGGCCACGGCTGGATCCGCGCCAACGGCCCGGAAAACCTGCGGCCAACCGATGTCATCATCCCCGAAGTGCTCAAGAAGGTCGGCTACACCAACGGCGTCGTCGGCAAGTGGGGCATCGGCGTGGAAGGCTCCACCGGCCTGCCGCGCAAGAAGGGCTTCGACTACTTCTACGGCTACCTCAACAACTTCCACGCGCACAACCACTACCCGTCGTTCCTCTGGCGGAACGAAGAGAAACACCTGCTTCCCAACGAGCAGCTCGAAGCAGACCCGCGTGGCGGGGGCGTGGCATCGAAGAAAGTCGTCTACTCCACCGACCGCTTCGGCGAAGAAGCCGTCGACTTCATCGCGCGGAGCAAAGACAACCCCTTCTTCCTCTACCTGGCGTTCACTGTGCCGCACGCCAACAACGAAGCGAAGAACAAGGGCATGGAAGTGCCGGACTACGGCATCTACGCCAGCACTGACTGGCCTGATCCGCAAAAGGGCCAGGCCGCGATGGACTCGCGGATGGACATGCACATCGGCAACGTGATGGCGAAGGTGAAGGAACTTGGGATCGACGACAGGACGCTCATTATCTTTACCAGCGACAACGGCCCGCATAAGGAGGGAGGCGGCAATCCCGACTTCCACGATTCCAACGGTCCCGTCCGCGGCACCAAGCGCGATCTGACCGACGGCGGTATCCGCGTTCCCTTCGTCGCGCGCTGGCAGGGAAAGATCGCGCCGGGGCAGGTGAGCAATCACATCGGTTCATCGGTCGACATGATGGCGACACTCGCCGATCTGGCCGGCGCCGAAGCCCCGAAGACCGACGGCATCAGTATCGTCCCCACGCTGCTCGGCAAGCCGAATGAGCAGAAGAAGCACGACTACCTCTACTGGGAGTTCCACGAAGGCGGGTTCGGCCAGGCGGTGCGGTTCGGCGACTGGAAAGCCGTTCGGACTAGCCGCGGGAAGGCCAGGGGTTCGGCGGCAAAGACCGAGCTTTATCAGATCGTGCAGGACATCGGGGAAGAGCGGGACGTGGCCTCGGCCCATCCCGACATCGTCGCCAAAGCCGAGAAGATGATGGCCGAGGCGCATACGCCGTGGGAGGGCGGGAAAGCCAAGGAGTAG
- a CDS encoding DciA family protein: MDSTDPRLQNAELARLSRVKQRTPYDAAAIGPELISFFKVSVEKRNAKFSKIADVWMKLVPQVLADHSALESFSRGTLAVVVDSSSHLYELKQLLLAGLEKQLLLACSAAGLKKITLKRGSWYEEGGTAGDRRVKF, translated from the coding sequence ATGGATTCCACCGATCCACGACTTCAAAACGCCGAGCTCGCCCGCCTTTCGCGGGTGAAGCAGCGCACGCCTTATGACGCCGCGGCGATCGGGCCGGAGCTGATCTCGTTCTTTAAGGTGTCGGTCGAGAAGCGGAACGCCAAGTTCAGCAAGATCGCCGACGTCTGGATGAAGCTGGTGCCACAGGTGCTCGCCGATCACAGCGCGCTGGAGAGCTTCAGCCGCGGCACGCTGGCGGTGGTCGTTGACTCGTCAAGCCACCTCTACGAACTGAAGCAGCTCCTGCTGGCAGGGCTCGAGAAGCAGTTGCTGCTGGCGTGCTCGGCGGCGGGGCTGAAGAAGATCACGCTTAAGCGGGGAAGCTGGTACGAAGAAGGCGGGACGGCGGGCGATCGCAGGGTGAAGTTCTAA
- the dnaN gene encoding DNA polymerase III subunit beta gives MKVICNRGALLEAISVAGNAVASRTPKPVLQCLKVTAADDKLTIAATDLEVAIRYSDAQVQIEQPGETLLPADKFRDIVRESIDDTLAIEVVDNVANIRGQDSHFKIFTQKAADFPPVPDFEGEADFTITGGTLKQLIGQTLFAAAKESTRYAFNGILVVAKGKKVNLVATDGRRLASAKADLVSDKLSKEGATAIIPAKAMTMIDKLIDDPEEAVGFQIRENQVIFHTSSATLTSNLVEGQFPPYEDVIPKDTDKKMTASTADFLSAIRRAALLTTEESKGVRLTFTKKGLVLQSRSPESGEATINFPCKFEGTDVEIGFNPSFLVDALKVVDTDEITLELTAPNRPGLVRAGAGFTYVIMPVNLQ, from the coding sequence ATGAAAGTGATCTGTAACCGAGGCGCGCTGCTCGAAGCGATCTCCGTCGCCGGCAATGCCGTCGCATCGCGAACCCCCAAGCCGGTGCTGCAGTGCCTGAAGGTCACCGCCGCCGACGACAAACTCACCATCGCCGCGACCGACCTGGAGGTCGCGATCCGCTACAGCGATGCCCAGGTGCAGATCGAGCAGCCCGGCGAAACCCTTCTGCCGGCGGACAAGTTCCGCGACATCGTCCGCGAGAGCATCGACGACACGCTCGCGATCGAAGTGGTGGACAACGTTGCCAACATCCGCGGGCAGGATTCGCACTTCAAGATCTTCACGCAGAAGGCGGCCGACTTTCCGCCGGTGCCAGATTTTGAAGGCGAAGCCGACTTCACCATCACCGGCGGTACGCTCAAGCAGCTCATCGGGCAGACGCTGTTTGCCGCGGCGAAGGAAAGCACCCGGTACGCGTTCAACGGGATCCTCGTCGTCGCCAAGGGCAAGAAGGTGAACCTGGTCGCGACCGACGGCCGGCGGCTGGCCTCGGCCAAGGCTGATCTGGTGAGCGACAAGCTGTCCAAGGAAGGCGCGACCGCGATCATCCCCGCCAAGGCGATGACGATGATCGACAAGCTCATCGACGATCCGGAAGAGGCGGTCGGCTTCCAGATTCGCGAGAACCAGGTCATCTTTCACACCAGCAGCGCGACGCTGACGAGCAACCTGGTCGAAGGGCAGTTCCCGCCGTACGAAGACGTCATCCCGAAGGACACCGACAAGAAGATGACGGCGAGCACGGCCGACTTCCTGTCGGCGATTCGCCGGGCCGCGCTGCTGACGACCGAAGAGAGCAAAGGTGTCCGCCTGACGTTCACCAAGAAGGGCCTGGTCCTGCAGAGCCGTAGCCCCGAGAGCGGCGAAGCGACGATCAATTTCCCGTGCAAGTTCGAAGGGACGGACGTCGAGATCGGCTTCAACCCGAGCTTCCTGGTCGACGCGCTGAAGGTGGTCGACACGGACGAGATCACGCTCGAGCTGACCGCCCCGAATCGCCCGGGCCTGGTGCGGGCTGGGGCGGGGTTCACGTATGTGATCATGCCGGTGAATCTGCAGTGA
- a CDS encoding amidohydrolase family protein yields MSIQVFANHAHVFPSSVNAEGTIDRLQRLMDVCGISEQVCFAPFAHQIAGRGMHHNEWLANELSTRKRMHGFGTVDFRHHVDAQSVTDQVKRIRELGLVGIKLHPNAQEFDILAPEAMEAYAAAEKYGLFITFHSGVHAYRIANYHVLKFDEVAEKFPNLAFSMEHMGGYSFFAECLAVIVNRIPFPPVPGKRCMVYGGLTSVFTPHFCRFWYMPKDRLIEAVAQATPDQLIFGLDFPYNLEDNVKQGIRAIKELGLPEADTQKILGGNLRDALRLR; encoded by the coding sequence ATGTCTATTCAGGTTTTTGCCAATCACGCCCACGTCTTCCCGAGCTCGGTCAATGCCGAGGGGACTATCGATCGGCTTCAAAGGCTGATGGACGTCTGCGGCATCTCGGAACAGGTCTGCTTTGCTCCCTTTGCTCATCAGATCGCCGGACGCGGCATGCACCACAATGAGTGGCTCGCCAACGAGCTGTCGACCCGCAAGCGGATGCACGGGTTCGGCACGGTCGATTTCAGGCACCATGTGGATGCACAGTCGGTGACCGACCAGGTCAAGCGCATTCGCGAACTGGGCCTGGTCGGCATCAAGCTGCACCCCAACGCCCAGGAGTTTGACATCCTCGCCCCCGAGGCGATGGAAGCGTACGCCGCGGCCGAGAAGTACGGGCTGTTCATTACGTTTCATAGTGGGGTGCATGCGTATCGCATTGCCAACTACCACGTGCTGAAGTTCGACGAGGTCGCCGAGAAGTTTCCGAACCTGGCGTTCAGCATGGAACACATGGGCGGGTACAGCTTCTTCGCGGAGTGCCTGGCGGTGATCGTCAATCGCATCCCGTTCCCGCCGGTGCCCGGTAAGCGGTGCATGGTCTACGGCGGGCTGACGAGCGTATTCACGCCGCACTTCTGCCGCTTCTGGTACATGCCCAAGGACCGACTGATCGAAGCCGTGGCGCAGGCGACGCCGGACCAGCTGATCTTCGGTCTCGACTTCCCGTACAACCTGGAAGACAACGTGAAGCAGGGGATCCGGGCGATTAAGGAACTGGGGCTGCCCGAGGCGGATACGCAGAAGATCCTGGGCGGGAATCTGCGCGACGCGCTTCGACTGCGCTGA